CAGACTTTCGCAGTGGAAGGTGCGACCTCCGCCTGTTTTCTTCTCAGGGCCAAGAGCTCTGCCCCATGGTGCCACGTCCCCAGCCAAGTGGTGTGAAAGCTCCTGGTCTGGGTCAGGCGAGATCCTCAGATGCACCATGGAGGATAAACTTCTGAAATGTGGCTGCTGGTTTGGAAGAATCTGGGTGCCAAGAGGGTGCAGAGAGCTGTGGTGTCTAAGGACAGAAGCGTCCCTACTTCTGGTGCCTTCAACTCCAAGAAACCACTCTTGAAAAGCAACCAACGTCTTTCTAACCTGGAAGAAAACATATCAGCCTCTGCTCCAACTGAGTTAGTGGTGGCTGACCAAATCCCTGTGGCAACTCAGACTTATCAAAAGGTATTAACTACTACCTAAGGCCATGGGTGCAAAGAGTGAGCCCTCCTCTTTACCAGGTAGGGAAACAAAGGTGAAGAGGGACTTCCCCAAGGCTTCCCCAAGTGGCTTCCCCAAGGTCACCTGGGAAGCATTTCTGGAGAGccaggaacagaccccaggaCCTGAGGCTTCTGCTGTGCCCCTCCCAAGTCCTCACATCCACCCTGACCTACCCCTGGGtccaccccagccctcccacaGCCCCACGGACCCCACAGAACCCCCATGACTTCTGAACCTCCCTCCACTGGAGAGAGAAGGTCAGGAGCATAAGCCCCTCCAGATGTTGGCTTTTGGGTGCCAAGAGCTTCACGAGCTCCTCTCCAGTCCCAAAGTAAGACTTCAACTGGGATGGAAAAAATCTTTCCCTTGAATAAAGAAAGAGTAGGAGTTGCTCTCTGCCATTTACTGTCCCAGTTCTCCCACACCAAAAGCTAAGGACAGATGAGAACTAGTTGGAAGAAGGGGAAATAACCGAAATTATTAATCCCTTTTCATTTTAATGCGTTCAAAAGGGATGCTTTTGTAAATTTTCTACTACgttttcttttggtttgattttgaaaaacaacattccagaaaaaaaaagtccttgtatTTGTTGTTCCTCCTCCTGAAAGAGCATATCTTGGGGAGGAAAACAGGGCGGCTTAGAGAAGGGAGAAATTTCACTGAAGATTGAGGGGGAAAAGCAGAAGGCCAGGAGGAACCTTTCATTTAGAAATGTCACAGGCAGTTttgcaaggaagagaaaaatcccattATGTTGAGAATTTTTCACGaaaactttgtgtgtgtttgttttttaaaggctgggttttttccagctaaaaataaaactccacatgcaaaataaaaaaaaaaaaaaagtcaggcgtCCCTGGGCACAGCTGAGAGCGCTTGCAGGGACAGCAGCTACCCTGGGACGGCTTGTGCCGCTTCTCAACAGGCGGCCCTGATCGTGGTGACACCGCCGGCTCTCGCTATGTGCCGGGGAGGGTTGGAAGGACACGATCTGCCCCATGCCACCTTTAAACAAACTCGGGGAGCCGGGTCGGCCGTGGATCTGCAGCAAGCTGGAGCTGATGATCGCCAGATCGGAGCCGCTTCCTTGCAGCCAGCTCCTGGCACAAGGGGATGTGGACGCCCGAGAGCATCCTTGTCCACACGCGGCTGCTCGGTGGCTCCTGGCCGAGCTCCCGAGCTGCCCCGCTGGGTGCATTCGCTGCAATCCCCGATGGGCACCTCAGGCAGCCCCGCTCTGCTGGGGGCGAGCCCTCACCCTGCCCACTCCCCCAGCCCATCCTGGGGGGAGAAACGAGAAGCAGCAACGCGGTTGGGGCAGACCACGCGTGTGCCGCGGCCGGTCCCAGCTGTATCcttttcccatttcccttccatGCGTGCGGCGGGGCTCCCCGCCCCGCTGAGCTCAGCTCCGGCTATTCTCTCCTCCGtttcccctgctcctgccatgCACTTCCCGTCTCCCTTTGATATTTCACCTTTGCTGCGTCACTGCCCTGTGCCATTCTGGGGCTTGGGTTCACGTGGACGTGCTGTTCCCCACTGTTGTACAGAGTCGAGCCGGGGACGAGCCTCGCCGTTGGGGACCGTTTGTGCTGGGGAGCACACAAAATTAACCCGGCTTGCACAGATAAACGTTCAGCTGAACAAGCAGGAGCCCAGAAGCTGAGCTTGCACCAACAGCCTCGAGCAGCACAAGAGTAAGAGGGGGAAAAGACACGAAAAGTAATGAGGAGCCGGGAGGAAACAAAGGCTGGGCAAAATGGGGGGTGTTTCCAGCAGATGGTGATGGCCAAATCCGTGGCGATCTGCTCACAGTGCTGGGCTTAACCAAAGCTGAGCAGGACCAGGACCTGgacctgggctgggctgggcagaggagcCGACTCATGTTGGCCACCCAACGTCCCAAGGAAGGGAACCCCCGTCTCGTGCGGGGGCAAATCTCTCCCTACCATCACAGATgggacaccccagcacccactgGGCTGACACGGGGAGCAGCAATCTGCCGCAGCACGTGCAAAACCCCCAGCGGGGTTTGGGAGCGAGCAGCTTCCTCGTGCTCCCACAAAGCCCCAGGGAATTACATGCCAAGGAGAGCAGCTGGGCTCCTCCCCAGGCGGAGTGACCGCCATGCTCACACATGCCCCGTTTCGGCTAACCCTCCTTTCCACCCAGGAGCCACAATGTTGAACAAAAACGTCCCCGCCAGCCTCCAGcgctgcctgcccgcgctccccATGTGGCACCGGGCCAAACCCCTTAACAAAAGGCGACTGAAAGGAGAGCACGCATTAACTCCGTGGTGGATTTCCCTCAATGGACCCCAGCGAGGAGCATTGTCCACCCCACCACGGCAGAGCCCGGGCTGGCAGCGCCGGTGGCACAGGGGACTCACCCATCAGGGCAGCCATGGTGATGGGGTCACTTCGAGCTGCCCGGACCCATCGTGTCCCCAGGACAGCACTCCAGCTCTCTGCCACCGACAGCCGATGTCTGCCGGCGACCTCCCGGACACGGGCTACAGCCAAGCCGTGTCAGCGAGACGAGACTCCGCGCGcaggggctgctccctgcagttttagggagggggtggggggaacctCATGACATGAGAGCCTGGAAGAGGGGCCTGACCCCAGGCTATAGATTTTTGCCTGTTTCGATGGCAATCGCTGACAAATGCTCACAAGTACATTTCTTTGGAGGAGCACAAGCTTACTGAGATGAGAGAGCTGAGGGAAAGGCTGCGCGCCTTCTCCCTgtgcccccctgccctgtgctccTTTCAGCAGAGGCTCGGCCAGCCCCGGGTCACATCCCATCCTGCTCTGGGGGTGCTCTGCAGCCAGGGATCACAAACGGTCCCATCCTGCTCTCCTGGTGGTTCCCAGTGAACAGCTAAGGGTGAGACCTCGAGCACTTGTTTTGCCAAGTGGCTTAAAAGCTTCCCCATCCTCTCGGACTGCATCGCCTCTGCCACTGCCCCGGGAGGGACGAGGCTGTCCCCAGGCTCTCCCCTCCTACATCCTTTCCAAGCAGTAAGCTCTCACATAGTCATGGATGTGCTCCCAAACCATCACAGACAGCACTCATGGCTTGAAGTCTCTATTGGATATCAactgtagggggaaaaaaccctcaaggCACGCTCCACCCTTCTCTTAGCTCACAGATGCTCAGGACAGGGTTGATGCCTTCAAACACCAGCGCAACCACCTCTCATCCTGGACCTTGAAGGTCCTttaggagcagggagggagctgagagACAAGAGATGTAGAAGAAAATAGTCCACAATGGGAGTCCAAGATGGCTTGTGGGCTTGGCTACCTGTAACCGAAACCCAACTCTGGATGGCGACTGTCTCCCAGCCCATTGCAAGGGGCAGCAGGGAACAGGCACCATTTTGTGTTTTCGGACTCAAAAAGACAGTCTTCAACTGAGTCACAGGGGTTTTCATCCCTCTCCTGGAGGTCTTACATTCAttcactcttcctttcttttgtcattttcGATAACCTGAAATGTTAGTCAGCTGGACTGAATCTGCAGGTTTTACTCACCACCTCCAAAGGAAAATACAACTAAAAATTACACCGAAACAGCACGGCTAACCCAGAGCATTCAGAGCTCCTAAAGATTTCCAGACCCTGGAAAAATCAGGGAACAGCCTTTAAAATAATAGGATttgcaaggacaaaaaaaaaaaaaaaaaaaaagaaagaaaggagagtagttggcttgcttttatttccctgttgGTTTTTGAGCCTGTAGGCCACTCTGACGTCACTCTGCTAAGCGCGTCTCTGGAACCGTGAGGTAAGAAACCCTTAACCAGGAAACCCCCTGCCAGCGCTCTGCAATCACACGGcttcacaaaaaggaaagaaggaaagaaggaaatgctgGCAGCCAAGGGAAATCTCAAGAGGTTTGGAGGACCTCTCTTAGGACCAAGAGGAGCATCAGTGGGCAACGCAGAGCGAGCGGCACCCTTGAAAGCCCCTCTCCACCCATGGGGTGAtggagagctggggaaagggaTTTTTGGAGCCGGGCTGCCAACATCGCTGAGCGCCGGCGTGGCCATGGCATGTGGCTGGCTCGCTCTTGGCAATCAAGGACGGTCCCAGGAAAGTGAAAAGACTTCCAGCACATCTCAGCAATTTCTCTGCTCTCCCAAAGGAAGCATGTTTATTGGAAGCCATTTTCTGCATAAATAGCCCTTTCCTGCTGTTCCCACAAACTCAGACTAAAATAATTTCCTAGGCTTGAGGACGCCAACCCACAGCTTCCTAGATGGATGCGCAGAGCTCAACCTTGAGTAAGAGACGAAAGACATCCCCAAAATCCTGCTCAGAGCCCACCCAGCTCTCCCCAACCGGGTGTCTtacatcccctccccagcagcgctTGTACCAGCTTCCAACTGCTTCAATGCATTCCTCCTCCCTCGCTTTTCTTTGGGGTCTCAAAGCCCTCTATAACCTCACCCCATTCCCTCTCCACATGTGCCCCAGAAGGAAGCATGACCCCAAGTCACTGCTCAAACACCAAAAGCAAGGAGCAGCTTACTCAAAGACCAAGGCAGTGCCCACTGGCAGGTAGAGTGGCCTTCAGGCCCCGAAGGACTGGTGTGCAAGGGGAACAGCAGAGACAGAGGGGGTCAAGCAGCAGGACTCTCCCACCCCACGCCAATGTAGGACCACTATCTGCTCCAGACCTGGGAGCTGGTGATGAGGACGGGTCCCCGGTCACACCAGAAGGACACGAAGGTCCCCTGAAGGACCTGCGCAGCAGCACTTTGGGGGCTGAAAGGGAGAGCTGAGGTGCTGCAGAACCAGCACTGCCCAGGGCAAAGGCTGAAATAGGGTCCTGCCTCCACTTTCCCCAGTTTTGCAGCCCAGCACAGGGTCCCACCAGCCAACAGATGACTGGAGGGGTCCCTGACCGCGGCACTGCTGGCTATCCTGATGGCCCATTTCAACCACATCTTCTAGGCTGGGACTTGGCTGGGGCAGCTGAGCCTACATAGCCCCATGCTCAGCCCGCACCCAGCAGCCTCAGCAACAAAACCACTTGAAGACCATGACCATGGTGGTGAAAACCACGGTGCATGTAGCCTGACCATCCCCAGAAGAGCCTTTGCCCTGGTCTCCAAGTACAAGCAGCCCATGGATGTTGCGTGCCGAGCTGTTGTCCTTGAGTTTAGGGCAGGGAGCAAAGAAGGAGGATTTGGAAACATCTCTGTGAAGCTGCTCTGGGGATGAAGGCAGAGGGACTGCAGCACTCTGGAACTGGAAACGGGCAGGACACAGTTAATGCCTGGTTCCTCGTGCAGGATCAGGAGGAACTTGGCTTCATATTTCACGTGTGGGATGTTGCAAGAGGACAAGGAGCCCTGAACCCCAGCGGCATGCGTTCCCCCAGCTCTGTCGCAGCCACGGGGAGGAAACCACGATGTGCCCCAACTCCACGGCCGCTCGGCCGAGGGCAGA
The genomic region above belongs to Rissa tridactyla isolate bRisTri1 chromosome 14, bRisTri1.patW.cur.20221130, whole genome shotgun sequence and contains:
- the LOC128917676 gene encoding uncharacterized protein LOC128917676 yields the protein MRKGQDEEERPAHVHGWGQQDREGDSSQRHMGRGEHKRSPTARLVPGSTLYNSGEQHVHVNPSPRMAQGSDAAKVRKTLVAFQEWFLGVEGTRSRDASVLRHHSSLHPLGTQILPNQQPHFRSLSSMVHLRISPDPDQELSHHLAGDVAPWGRALGPEKKTGGGRTFHCESLGLVGLIQPPKLKLFPRDPNGADDAAVPQVAYELQLFRNTSFSGFPGSKMLPSAVCSVAGRESSLRPSLAGASLQCHTPGGGQGQVLRHRPGTRK